GTCAACGAGGTCCGGATAGAAGATATTGAACTTATATCCTTGCACAGTCTTTGGGGGTGGCTTATCATGATCATAGTGCGTGCGATTATACTTGTTCCATTCATATCCTGCGTGAACACGGTTGAAATATTTGGGTTTTCTTGGTCGATACTTATCAAGCCACCCGTAAACCTGTGAATCGAGGTTCACTTCCGCACCAGAGCCAAATAGTGCATCACCTTCCTCCATAGCTCCCATAGCTTTCATGGCTTTGATCTCAAGATTATCTTCTGCTTGCATTCTTCTTTGCTGTTCCtcaatcagaaaaaaaaaatattgttttgttttttttgtctcGACAAACTAGTTAGGGAATGTAACGTTACTTATACACACACACTAATGGGGCCCTTGATATTATTAGTATTTGAATATCCTAATTCAATTTGGAAAACATTTTCTAATTCAATTAGGACTTTAACTTTATATCCTATATTGTTATAGTCAAATCTTTGATATTATTACTGTGATTAATTTTCCTAATCCTACTCATAAAATATTTCCTAATCCAATCCcaactcataaaataaaaatacttccTAATCCAATTTAAACTCTAGCATTATATTTTATGTCTAGTCAATTAGTTGTAACGCTGTACAATTGTGCGGAGATAGTAtgtagtatttttttattttttttataatgcaTTGCTATATTAATCTCAAAAAAAATACTTGGTTAACTCAAGATAATGAAATTACAAATAGTATTAAGATCAGTAAAATTTCATTGAAACAAACAAAAGTACATCATTTAATTGCATCAACAATGAGCTTTACAAAAAATGATTCTCTCAAATTTATATGCTCCTTCCCAAAGCCAGAATTTTCTTTgtatcttcatcttcatcaatTTTATCAGTTTTCATGCAGTACAAAATTCCTCCAACGTCTCTCCCACTTCTAACATTTGCCTTCAGCAATGCGTGATAAATTTCTCTATTTGCCGGAATGGCACTTCTCAATGAGGTAGCGAAAGCTTCTACATCTTCAGCACTGCCTTCATCACCAAGCCAACACAAAATGTCTCCGACGACCCGATGGTTCGGTTTCCATCCCTTGTTATCCACTCGTAATGCGAGGGCCGCCTTCATACATTCAAAAGATCTCGCCGTCTTCCCTTTTTCGAGGTATCCCGAAGCAATGTTTGCCCAGCTGTTTGGACTGCTCGCCTTTCCTTTCTCTGTCAAGTCTTCGAGTAACGCTTCTGCTTTTTCATATAATCCATTTCTACAATACCCAACGACAATAATATTTGGTATCCGAGCATCATGAAAGTTTCCTGACGACTCCCACTCTCTTAGTATTTTCTCAGCTTCTTCAAGCTCATTAAGCTTCACCAAAGATTCCAGCATGGTGACAAAATCTCTATTTATTTGTCGCTTACATTCGATTTTCTCGAGATCCCATAACCTCAGAACCTCCGCCTTATTCCCTAAACTTGCATAGAGAGTTATCAAATGGTTATATCCAGTCCCATCCTTCTTATCTAGCTTCTCTTCTGATTTTTCCAATGCCTCGATTGCCTTGTCAGCAAGACTGGCTTTTATATAGATATTAGCAACGACAGCATATGTATTCCAGTCCACGGCATTGCCCATCTGGCATTCCATCTCATTCAAAACTTTTTCCATACCCTCAATGTCTGATCTAGCACCATAGGAATTAATGCAGATTCGGTAACTAAAGTTGTCAGGAGAGACATTATTCTTCTTCATCTCTGCTAACACATGTAGAACTTTCTCGTGCTCGCCGAGATTGGTGTAGAGACACATGATGTTGTTGTAAGCAAGAGGCGCCGAAGCAAAACCCAACTCCTTCATTTTCTGCAAGTGTGATAAGGACTTATCCGTTTGACGCTCCCGAACATAACAATTTAGAAGAGCCCCATAAGTCTTATCATTTCTATCATGATCCATTAAGCTGTTAAAATAGCTCTCGGCAGAAAGAAAACCTCGAACTTTACCAATCAGATCCAGTTGAACAGCATGCTCCACTGGGGAGAATAAGCAAATCTCGTTCCTATTCATCCACTCAGAGACCTGTAGCCCtgaaaatttttcaaaattaggaCATCatataaatcaatcaaacagTACTTACATTATAACCTCAAATTtgcataatattttatatttaccaAGTTCAATTTAGTTATATGCAACCAATAaattaaaggcttaattgctttaaaatccTAAACTTTTTAACGTGTTTAGcgattttaacacaaactttaaattttgacaattgaatacatgaactatcatttttttgcaattgaaacACATAGCAaattttcatcaaaaaatacTGATGTGGCCACCGGAATAAACACTATTCCGATTTCCGCATAAGCATTTCTTGACGGAGAATTGATCATGTTTGGAATTGCAAAAATTCGAAAGTTGGTGTCAGGcattgccaaaattaaaagtccGTGTTAAagttgcaaaacacgctaaagttttcaatttttaaagcaACTAAGcctaaatcaaatttaaactaACACATTCCATCTTCACATAAGACCATCTCCAAGGGGAGTCATCAAAATGGGAATTGATGACTCCCCATCTCCAAGGGAGTCACCAAAATGCATTTTGGTGACTCCCTCACACTCTCTTTCATCAAAAATGGTGAAGGAATTTTTCCTTCaccatttcactttttgaataaaataatatggttaatttacactttagtacatataatttatagttgtatttaattaattacttacttattaaataatttaacgacACAATGATATGAAAATATtacatgaataattttataaaacaataacataaaaatcttacattaataattttacgagacaattaaaaaaatattacataattaattttacgagacaatattataaaacattacaTAGATAATTTTACGATATAATAACCTAAAAACAAAGATACTACGACattacataataaataaaatagaacacATATTCTATCAATAATCTGGTAGATTGGTATCGGATCCACCAATATTAGTAAAATAGTCACCAAAAGTATTTGAAGTAGAGGATGGTCATATTCGATTCCAACAATTTCTCTCGAGACATCgacaaattaaagataaaaatgctCATCTTGAACTTCGCGATGCTTTAATAGAGCATTTGTGGATGAACCATAGTCGTTATGAggattgatttatgtttttgttaattttagttttttatgttgtgttaatttaaataaattaatgtaatgtttatg
This region of Mercurialis annua linkage group LG1-X, ddMerAnnu1.2, whole genome shotgun sequence genomic DNA includes:
- the LOC126662097 gene encoding pentatricopeptide repeat-containing protein At4g21705, mitochondrial isoform X1 — its product is MSLKSLTKILIRNQNAITTTIRRSYYTNRTKKTTLYTKISPLGDPKTTLVPELENWVQNGNKIRVAELQRIIRDLRKRNRFTQALEVSEWMNRNEICLFSPVEHAVQLDLIGKVRGFLSAESYFNSLMDHDRNDKTYGALLNCYVRERQTDKSLSHLQKMKELGFASAPLAYNNIMCLYTNLGEHEKVLHVLAEMKKNNVSPDNFSYRICINSYGARSDIEGMEKVLNEMECQMGNAVDWNTYAVVANIYIKASLADKAIEALEKSEEKLDKKDGTGYNHLITLYASLGNKAEVLRLWDLEKIECKRQINRDFVTMLESLVKLNELEEAEKILREWESSGNFHDARIPNIIVVGYCRNGLYEKAEALLEDLTEKGKASSPNSWANIASGYLEKGKTARSFECMKAALALRVDNKGWKPNHRVVGDILCWLGDEGSAEDVEAFATSLRSAIPANREIYHALLKANVRSGRDVGGILYCMKTDKIDEDEDTKKILALGRSI
- the LOC126662097 gene encoding pentatricopeptide repeat-containing protein At4g21705, mitochondrial isoform X2 — its product is MNRNEICLFSPVEHAVQLDLIGKVRGFLSAESYFNSLMDHDRNDKTYGALLNCYVRERQTDKSLSHLQKMKELGFASAPLAYNNIMCLYTNLGEHEKVLHVLAEMKKNNVSPDNFSYRICINSYGARSDIEGMEKVLNEMECQMGNAVDWNTYAVVANIYIKASLADKAIEALEKSEEKLDKKDGTGYNHLITLYASLGNKAEVLRLWDLEKIECKRQINRDFVTMLESLVKLNELEEAEKILREWESSGNFHDARIPNIIVVGYCRNGLYEKAEALLEDLTEKGKASSPNSWANIASGYLEKGKTARSFECMKAALALRVDNKGWKPNHRVVGDILCWLGDEGSAEDVEAFATSLRSAIPANREIYHALLKANVRSGRDVGGILYCMKTDKIDEDEDTKKILALGRSI